The proteins below come from a single Chitinophaga pinensis DSM 2588 genomic window:
- a CDS encoding head GIN domain-containing protein has translation MKKVLYVSGLTLLLFALQSCGGRRLKGSGNVSTETRSIGGSYSKVALKGSMDVEFTQGPAQAAIIEADDNILPYIELAVHDDELVVDMKDDISIKSHHGIKIKLTAPDVYELSLAGSGNIIVTNTLESTEPVRFKLSGAGNVDATVNSPQVIASSAGSGDIKLKGETKDLEVSMAGSGNFEGGELHTETTKVTIAGSGNADVHASVKLNAKIVGSGDVSYKGSPEVTSSIAGSGSVHKD, from the coding sequence ATGAAGAAAGTCCTTTATGTTTCAGGATTAACCCTTTTATTGTTTGCCCTGCAGAGCTGCGGAGGCCGTCGCCTGAAAGGCAGCGGTAACGTCTCTACGGAAACCCGTTCAATCGGAGGATCTTATAGTAAAGTAGCCCTGAAGGGGTCCATGGATGTGGAATTTACCCAGGGACCTGCCCAGGCGGCCATTATTGAAGCGGATGACAATATCCTGCCGTATATCGAACTGGCTGTGCATGACGATGAGCTGGTGGTGGATATGAAAGACGATATCTCTATCAAGTCGCATCACGGCATCAAGATAAAATTAACAGCCCCTGACGTTTATGAACTGTCTCTGGCAGGAAGTGGTAATATTATAGTTACCAATACCCTGGAAAGTACAGAACCGGTGCGCTTTAAGTTATCCGGTGCAGGTAATGTGGACGCAACGGTGAATAGTCCGCAGGTCATTGCTTCTTCTGCTGGTTCCGGCGACATTAAACTGAAAGGTGAAACAAAAGATCTGGAGGTAAGTATGGCAGGAAGCGGTAATTTTGAAGGCGGTGAGCTGCATACAGAAACGACCAAAGTGACCATAGCCGGTAGCGGTAACGCGGATGTTCATGCCAGCGTGAAACTGAATGCGAAGATCGTTGGATCGGGAGATGTGAGCTATAAGGGAAGTCCTGAAGTGACCTCCAGTATTGCCGGCTCAGGGTCTGTACACAAGGATTAA
- a CDS encoding ABC transporter ATP-binding protein, with protein sequence MTSMLVQDLHKTYKGALEPSLKGLSFSFPEGSIVGLLGPNGAGKTTTISILCGLVKADAGQVKIFDQQQNTANRETIKKLIGVVPQQIALFPHLTAIENLVYFGNLYGLKGKPLRSLIDQYLQAFGLEKAAHKQVHHYSGGMKRRTNIIAAILHQPRLLILDEPTAGVDVQSRTMILQFLREYNQQGVSIVYTSHLLDEAQTICSEVVIIDEGKAVVQGGTEELIARHDDCRNLEDVFLHYTGHALRD encoded by the coding sequence ATGACCAGCATGCTGGTGCAGGATCTGCACAAAACATATAAAGGAGCGCTGGAACCATCTCTGAAAGGCCTTTCATTCAGCTTCCCCGAAGGAAGCATCGTCGGCTTGCTTGGACCCAACGGAGCGGGAAAGACGACTACGATATCCATCCTGTGCGGATTGGTAAAAGCAGATGCAGGTCAGGTAAAGATATTTGATCAACAGCAAAATACTGCCAACCGCGAAACGATCAAAAAACTGATAGGCGTCGTGCCACAGCAGATCGCATTATTTCCACACCTTACAGCGATTGAAAATCTGGTGTATTTCGGTAACCTGTACGGACTGAAAGGCAAGCCCCTGCGCAGCCTTATTGATCAGTACCTGCAGGCGTTCGGACTGGAAAAAGCGGCTCATAAACAGGTACATCATTATTCAGGAGGGATGAAACGCCGTACCAATATCATCGCGGCGATCTTACACCAGCCTCGTTTACTGATACTGGATGAACCGACTGCCGGTGTGGATGTACAATCGCGCACTATGATCCTGCAGTTCCTGCGTGAGTACAATCAGCAGGGCGTAAGTATTGTGTATACTTCACATCTGCTGGATGAAGCGCAGACGATCTGTAGTGAGGTGGTGATCATCGATGAAGGAAAAGCAGTGGTACAGGGCGGTACGGAAGAACTGATTGCAAGGCATGACGATTGCCGTAACCTGGAAGACGTGTTCCTGCATTATACAGGACATGCATTAAGAGACTAA
- a CDS encoding BtrH N-terminal domain-containing protein translates to MDEVLEVMSDTQFHHAQTAHCESGVISNIFRHYGLEISEPMAFGIGAGIFFGHLPFVKVNGVPGTTYRVVPGAIFKRVSKRLGVKIASQTFSNPQKGMEALDRVLEQGRPVGLLSSVYYLPYFPPAYRFHFNAHNLVAYGKDEDNYLISDPIMEQVTEIDPKSLAEARFAKGFPAPKGKMYYPVEVPKEISFEQPIRDGIKQACSDMLNIPLPMFGVKGMRFLAKRLKYYPEKVGDRKAVLYLGNIIRMQEEIGTGGAGFRFMYAAFLQEAAGILRREELSELSAELTRIGDTWRTFAFNAGRVCKSRSANNVSYGELSEMLMQCAAEEEVLFRKLSKVKL, encoded by the coding sequence ATGGATGAGGTACTGGAAGTTATGAGTGATACGCAGTTTCATCACGCGCAGACAGCTCACTGTGAGAGTGGCGTCATTTCCAATATATTCCGTCACTACGGATTAGAGATCAGTGAACCGATGGCCTTCGGTATAGGCGCCGGTATCTTCTTTGGTCACCTGCCCTTTGTAAAGGTGAACGGTGTACCAGGTACTACCTATCGTGTGGTACCAGGTGCTATCTTCAAAAGAGTGAGCAAACGCCTGGGGGTGAAAATAGCATCACAGACCTTCTCTAATCCTCAGAAAGGAATGGAAGCACTTGATCGCGTACTGGAACAGGGCAGACCCGTAGGGCTGTTATCCAGCGTATACTACCTCCCATATTTTCCACCTGCTTATCGTTTCCATTTTAACGCGCATAACCTGGTCGCTTATGGAAAGGATGAAGATAACTATCTTATCAGCGATCCTATCATGGAGCAGGTGACAGAGATCGATCCAAAGAGTCTGGCCGAAGCCCGCTTCGCGAAAGGATTCCCGGCTCCTAAAGGAAAGATGTATTACCCTGTAGAAGTACCTAAAGAAATTTCTTTTGAACAGCCGATCCGTGATGGTATCAAACAGGCTTGCAGTGATATGCTGAATATTCCGCTGCCGATGTTTGGGGTGAAAGGGATGCGTTTCCTGGCGAAACGACTGAAGTATTATCCGGAGAAAGTAGGGGATAGAAAAGCCGTTTTATACCTGGGGAATATTATCCGTATGCAGGAGGAAATAGGCACCGGTGGTGCAGGTTTCCGGTTTATGTATGCCGCCTTCTTACAGGAAGCAGCCGGTATTCTCAGAAGAGAAGAACTATCTGAATTGTCAGCAGAGCTGACCCGTATCGGTGATACCTGGCGCACCTTTGCATTCAATGCAGGCAGGGTGTGCAAGAGCAGAAGCGCGAATAACGTATCATATGGCGAACTGAGTGAAATGCTGATGCAATGTGCTGCTGAAGAAGAAGTATTATTCCGGAAATTGTCGAAAGTGAAATTATAA
- a CDS encoding beta-ketoacyl-ACP synthase III — MKEVYITRLAKFLPNEPVGNDEMESILGLVDGKPSRARLRILGNNKIKTRYYSLDKEGKSTHSNAEMTATAVNSLFDDKFPLSQLQLLACGTTSPDQLLPNHAAMVHGLLKCQPVELIAATGACAAGMQAFKYAWMSIKCGNTNNAVSSGSEKFSSWMLAEKFEPEAENLKQLESNPIIAFEKDFLRWMLSDGASAALFQDKPNEEGLSLRVDWVEIASYAHELETCMYAGSIKNEDGSTTGWIDMTPDEWAQHSVFSFKQDTRLLGANIVPSGAKMWKELVERYNIDLDKLDYFLPHLSSEFFRFKIDEEITRLGVPIPQEKWFTNLTKVGNVGTASPYLMLEELLNNDMLKKGQTIVMMVPESARFSYAYAHITVV, encoded by the coding sequence ATGAAGGAAGTTTATATTACAAGGCTTGCTAAGTTTTTGCCAAATGAACCAGTAGGGAATGATGAAATGGAAAGCATTTTGGGTTTGGTGGACGGAAAGCCTTCCCGTGCCCGTTTGAGAATTCTGGGAAATAATAAAATCAAGACCCGTTATTATTCACTGGATAAAGAAGGTAAATCTACTCACTCAAATGCTGAAATGACAGCCACGGCTGTAAACAGTCTGTTTGATGATAAATTCCCCCTGAGTCAACTGCAACTGCTGGCTTGTGGAACTACTTCCCCTGATCAGCTGCTGCCAAACCACGCCGCTATGGTGCATGGTTTGCTGAAATGCCAGCCGGTTGAACTGATTGCTGCTACAGGTGCATGCGCTGCCGGTATGCAGGCATTTAAATATGCCTGGATGTCCATCAAATGTGGTAATACCAACAACGCTGTCAGCTCTGGTTCTGAGAAATTCTCCAGCTGGATGCTGGCAGAGAAATTCGAGCCCGAAGCAGAAAACCTGAAGCAACTGGAAAGCAATCCGATCATTGCTTTCGAAAAAGATTTTCTCCGCTGGATGCTCTCCGACGGCGCCAGTGCAGCCCTCTTCCAGGATAAACCAAATGAAGAAGGTCTGTCCCTGCGTGTAGACTGGGTAGAAATTGCCTCCTATGCACATGAACTGGAAACCTGTATGTATGCAGGTTCTATCAAAAATGAAGACGGCAGCACTACAGGCTGGATCGATATGACACCGGACGAATGGGCACAGCACAGCGTATTCTCTTTCAAACAGGATACCCGCCTGCTGGGCGCAAACATTGTTCCGTCCGGCGCAAAAATGTGGAAAGAACTGGTTGAGCGTTATAATATTGACCTGGACAAACTGGACTACTTCCTGCCGCACCTGTCTTCAGAATTCTTCCGCTTTAAGATCGATGAAGAGATTACCCGACTGGGCGTACCTATTCCACAGGAAAAATGGTTTACCAACCTGACTAAAGTAGGTAACGTAGGTACCGCATCTCCTTATCTGATGCTGGAAGAACTGCTGAACAACGATATGCTGAAGAAAGGTCAGACAATTGTAATGATGGTGCCGGAGAGTGCAAGGTTCTCGTATGCGTATGCGCACATTACGGTAGTATAG
- a CDS encoding class I SAM-dependent methyltransferase — translation MEKPAMNAADVARQLREPAGEDGVKVGLAMNKSNAALYNMVLDFLGLKPGDKVLEIGFGNGYFIPALFEKEAAIRYTGLDMSDLMVEEATRANDARIVDGTVELHLGKAEAMPFADGSFTKVFAANVLYFWDEPSVALRAIYRVLETGGELILAIRSAESMMQLPFSAHGFTLYSVEDAEALLQENGFAIAEVITATEEAKIPQGGGATVQLENICLRGIKI, via the coding sequence ATGGAAAAACCAGCAATGAATGCCGCCGATGTAGCACGTCAGCTGCGCGAACCGGCAGGTGAAGACGGTGTTAAGGTAGGCTTGGCTATGAATAAGTCCAATGCCGCATTATATAATATGGTACTCGACTTCTTAGGACTGAAACCGGGGGACAAGGTACTGGAGATCGGTTTCGGGAATGGCTATTTCATCCCGGCATTATTTGAAAAAGAAGCGGCTATCCGTTACACGGGACTGGATATGTCTGACCTGATGGTCGAGGAAGCTACCCGTGCAAATGATGCACGGATCGTGGACGGCACTGTAGAACTGCACCTGGGCAAAGCAGAAGCCATGCCTTTCGCAGATGGTTCATTTACAAAGGTATTCGCTGCGAATGTGCTGTACTTCTGGGATGAACCTTCGGTGGCGTTAAGGGCCATCTACCGGGTACTGGAAACAGGCGGGGAGCTGATACTGGCGATCCGTTCGGCAGAGTCCATGATGCAGCTGCCATTCAGTGCGCACGGGTTTACTTTATATAGTGTGGAGGATGCAGAAGCCCTCTTGCAGGAAAATGGTTTTGCTATCGCTGAAGTGATAACGGCAACGGAAGAAGCCAAAATTCCACAGGGTGGCGGTGCTACTGTTCAGCTGGAGAATATTTGTTTACGGGGAATCAAAATTTAA